The genomic stretch AGTTCGTGAAGTACCGCGCGATCATGCCGACCGAGTCGGCGTCGTACGCCACCCTCCCGGTCGGGCTGTTCACCGACGCGGCCAAGCGGGTGGCGCTGGTCGCCGACCGGGGCACCCCGCTGCGTTGCGAGTTCACCCCGGGCCAGGTCACCCTCCGGGCCGGCGGCACCGACGACGAGGGCCAGGCGGAGGAGCGCTGCGACGTCGAGTTCGACGGCGACCCGCTGACCATCGGCTTCAACCCGACGTTCCTGCTCGACGGGCTGGCCGCGGTGCACACCGAGCGGGCGCGGATGGACTTCACGACCGCGCTCAAGCCCGCGGTCCTCTCCGGTGTGCCGGAGCCCGCCGCGCAGGACGACGGTGCTCCCGCGCCGGCCGAGCGCCCGGGCAGCTACCGGTACCTGATCATGCCGGTGCGGCTGCCCGGCTGAGGGCCCGCCGTCGCGCGTGCCGCCGCAGGCGAGCACGATGGGGCGAGGAAGATCCCGGTCCGGAACCGGGAGCAGGGCCCGCAACGTCGCGTGCGCCCACCGAGACCACCCGCGGGGATTCCGCGGGTCACGAGCGTGGAGGAGGACCGGACGTGCAGCTGGGGCTGGTCGGGCTGGGCAAGATGGGCGCCAACATGGCGGAGCGGGTGCGCCGTGCCGGCATCGAGGTCGTCGGGTACGACCGTTCGCCGGGCAAGCGGGACGTGGACAGCCTCGAGGCGCTGATCGCGGCCCTGGAGGGCCCCCGCATCGTCTGGGTGATGGTCCCCTCGGGGGAGCCGACCCGGGCGACCGTCCGGGAGCTGGGCGACCTGCTCAGCCCCGGCGACGTGATCATCGACGGCGGGAACTCGAAGTTCACCGACGACAAGATGCACGCCGAGCTGCTGGGTCCGAAGGGCATCGGCTACATCGACGCCGGCGTCTCCGGTGGCGTGTGGGGCCTGGAGAACGGCTACGCGCTCATGGTCGGCGGCAGCGCCGAGGACGTCGCGAAGGCCCAGCCGGTGTTCGACGCCCTCAAGCCGCCGACGCCGCACGACGAGTCCGGCGACGCGATCCCCGGCGCGGGCTTCGTGCACGCCGGTCCGTGCGGTGCCGGGCACTTCGCCAAGATGGTCCACAACGGCATCGAGTACGCGATGATGCAGGCCTACGGCGAGGGCTACGAGCTGCTGGCCGCCGTCGACCTGATCGAGGACGTCCCGGGCGTCGTCGCCTCCTGGACCCAGGGCACGGTCATCCGCTCCTGGCTGCTGGACCTGCTGGTCCGCGCCCTGCAGGAGGACCCGGCGCTGGAGAAGATCACCGGCTACGCCGAGGACTCCGGCGAGGGCCGGTGGACGGTCGAGCAGGCGATCGAGCACGCCGTCCCGATGCCGGCGATCTCCGCCTCGCTGTTCGCCCGCTTCGCCTCCCGCCAGGAGGACTCGCCGACCATGAAGGCGGTCGCCGCGCTGCGCAACCAGTTCGGTGGGCACGCCGTGCAGGCCGTGCAGCAGCAGGAGGCCGAGAAGCCCGCGTGATGAAGGACCCCCTTGCCCCCCACCGCTCGCAGGCTGGCGGCGGGGCCCTGCAAGGGGGCCGTTCCAGCACGTCACCTGCCCGGCGTGGGGGGCACGGGGGCCGTGCCCCCCACGCCAGGAGGACCTGACCGTGTACGTCCGGCACCTGCAGGTGGCCCAGTTCCGCAGCTGGGAGGCCGCCGACCTGCCGTTGACCCCCGGGCCCACCGTGCTGGTCGGGCGCAACGGGCAGGGCAAGACCAACCTGGTCGAGGCGGTCGGGTACCTGGCCACCCTGGGCAGCCACCGGGTCTCCGCCGACGCACCGCTGGTCCGGCACGGCGCCGAGCAGGCGATCGTCCGGGCCGCGCTGCGGCGACAGGACCGCGAGCTGCTGGTCGAGGTGGAGATCAACCCCGGGCGGGCGAACCGGGTCCGGGTCAACCGGGCGCAGCTGCCCCGCCCGCGGGAGCTGGTCGGGCTGGTCCGCACGGTGCTGTTCGCGCCGGAGGACCTGTCCCTGGTCCGCGGTGACCCGGCCGAGCGCCGCCGCTTCCTCGACGACCTGCTGGTCAGCCGGACGCCCCGGCTGGGCGGCGTGCGCAGCGACTACGACCGGGTGCTCAAGCAGCGCAACGCCCTGCTGAAGACGGCGAAGCTGGCTCGCGGCAACGCGCTGGCGACGCTCGACGTGTGGGACGGCCACCTCACCGACCTCGGCGGTCAGCTGCTGGCCGCCCGGCTCCGCCTGGTCGCCGCCCTCGCGCCGCACGTGGCCGCTTCCTACGCCGGCGTCGCCGGACCCGCCGCCGATCGGGCCGCGCTCGGCTACAGCAGCACCGTCCCGCTGGCCGGCGACGGGTCGCCCGTGGACCCGGGCCGCCCGCTGCCGGACGCCGCGGAGCTCGCCGCCGGGCTGCGGGACCGGATCGCCGAGCGGCGCCAGGAGGAGGTCGACCGCGGGGTCACCCTGGTCGGGCCGCACCGCGACGACCTGGTGCTGCACCTGGGCCCGGCGCCGGCCAAGGGCTACGCCAGCCACGGGGAGTCCTGGTCGTTCGCCCTGGCGGTCAAACTGGCCTGCTTCGCGCTGCTGCGCGAGGACGGCGACGACCCCGTGCTGGTGCTCGACGACGTCTTCGCCGAGCTGGACGCCGACCGGCGGTCCGCGCTGGCCGAGGTGGCCGTCACCGCCGAGCAGACCCTGATCACCGCCGCGGTCGCCGAGGACGTCCCCGCGGCGCTGCGCGGCACCCGGGTGGAGATCGCCGACGGGCAGACCCGCGTCGTCCGCCCCGAACCAGGGCTGCCGCTCGAGGAGGTCACCGGTGTCTGACCAGCCGCCCGCCGACCGCCCGGCGCGCCCCTCCGACATCGCCCGGGCTGCTCTGGACGCGGCCCGGGCGGCGTCGGCGTCCCGACCCCGGCCCACCCGCCGCCGCGTCGCCGGGCCACGCCGCTCCTGGAGCGGGCCCGGCCCCGGCGCCGACGACCCGCAGCCGCTGGGCTCCCTGGTCGACTCGCTGGTCAGCCAGCAGGACTGGACCGCCCGCACGAAGGTCGGCGCGGTGTTCGGCCGCTGGGACTCCCTGGTCGGCCCGGACATCGCCGCCCACTGCCGGCCGGAGTCGCTCAACGAGGGCGAGCTGCTGGTCGTCGCCGAGTCCACCGCCTGGGCCACCCAGCTGCGCCTGCTCGCCCCGTCCATCCTGGGCCGGCTGCGGGCCGGCGTCGGCGGGGACGTCGTGACGAAGTTGCGCGTTGTGGGTCCGACGGCACCGAACTGGAAGAAGGGCCCGCGCACCGTCCGGGGCCGCGGTCCGCGGGACACCTACGGCTGACGCCGCCCCCAGCACCAGCCCCAGCACGCGCCCGAGCCCTTCGAGGAGGACACCCAGATGAGCAGCCCGCGCGACCGCGACGGCTTCGACGACGGCGGACCGGAGGGCTGGCGGGAGCCGGCACACCTGGGCGGCGACCCCGACGCCGGCCGGCCGGCGGACACCCCCAGCCGCCCGCCGAGCCGCCGCGCCCGGACGACGGCTCGGACCACCGCACCGACGACGGCCCGGCCGGCTGGCAGCCACCGGGCTGGGACCTGCCGGCGGTCGATCCCCAGCGCCCCGACCCCCAGCGCCCTGACGCCCCGTCGCCGTCGGCTCAGTACCCGTCGGCCCAGTACCCCGCGGCCCCGCGGCCAGATGCCCAGCAGCCGGACGCCCAGCAGTGGCCGCCCGGTCAGCCGCCGGTGGCCGATCCGCGGGAGTCCGGTGCGAGCGCCCCGCCCCGCGGTGGCGGTCTGTTCGGGGGCGGGGGACTGTTCGGCGGCGGTCGCCGGGAACGCCGTCCCGGCGCCTTCGAGCAGGCCTTCGCGCCGCAGGGCGACCCCTGGGGGACCCAGGCGTGGGCTGCGACGGTCGGGTGGACCCCCTCCGACGGCACCGGGCCGGAGGACGCCGCCCTGGCCCAGCTGGTCGCGACCGCACCCGTGCGCCCGGGCAAGGAGGACCGGCCGGGGAACGTGGTGCGCGGGCGGGGCAACGGCCTGGACCTGGTCGCCTGCGACGTCCTGTCCCCGCTGGGCCGGGACCGCTGGCAGAGCACGCACGCCGTCACTGCGGCCCCCGTGCTGGGCGACGTCCCGGCGTTCCGGCTGACCCCGGCCCGGTTCTGGCGGCACGGCACCGGTGGTCTGCTGCACATCCCCAGCCCGGACCCGGAGTTCGACCGTCGGTGGGTGCTGCTCGGCGCCGAGGACGGACCCCAGCTGCGGCGGCTGGTCGACGACCCGCTGGTCCGCCAGCTGCTGCTGGGCAGTGACGACGGCGACGAGCTGTGGGCCGCGGCCGGCTACGTGGCGGCCATCCGCCCCGACGGCCAGCGCCCGCAGCTGATCGAGCACCACGCCCGGCTGCTGGCCGCCGTCGTCGGCGCCCTCGCCGCGGCCGCCTGAGCGGCACCCCGCTGAGCGAGGCCACCGGCGGGCGGACCCAGCAGCCCACCGCCGGGTTCCGCGACCTGCTGCCCCTCCTGCAGCCGCACCGCCGCGCACTCGCCGCCGCGGCAGGGCTGTCGCTGGTCGCGGGGGCCGGGGCGTTGGCCCAGCCGGCGCTGGTCGGCCGGGTGATCGCCGCGGTGGGCGCAGGCGACCCGGTGCTGCCGGTGGTGGTCGTCCTGGTCGTGGTGCTGGTGGCCGCCGCCCTGCTCGGCGCCGGCCAGCAGTACCTGCTCCAGCGCACCGCCGAGGGGGTGGTGCTCACCACCCGGCGCCGGCTGGTCGACCGGCTGCTGCGGCTGCCGGTCGCCGAGTACGACCGGCGGCGCACCGGCGACCTGATGTCCCGGGTCGGCTCGGACACCACCCTGCTGCGGGCCGCGGTCACCAGCGGGGTGGTCGAGCTCGCCGGGTCGGTGGTCGTCGGGGTCGGCGCGCTGATCGCGATGGCGCTGGTCGACGTCTGGCTGTTGCTGGTCACGGTCGTCGCCGTCTCGGTGGGCGTGACCACCGCGGTGCTGGCCGCCCGCCGGGTGCGGGCGCTGTCCCGCCAGGCGCAGGAGGAGGTCGGGGCGATGAGCGCGGCCGTGGAGCGGGTGCTCTCCGCCGTGCGCACCATCCGCGCCAGCGGCGCCACCACCCGGGAGGTCGCCGGGGTCTCCACCAGCGCGGAGCGGGCCTACCGCGCCGGCGTCGCGGTGGCCCGGCTGGAGGCGCTGGTCTCCCCGGCCGGGTCGATCGCCGTCCAGGGGGCCTTCCTCGCCGTGCTGGGCCTGGGTGGCTGGCGGGTGGCCACCGGCTCGATCGCCGTCGCCGACCTGGTGGCCTTCATCCTCTACCTCTTCCTGCTGGTCATGCCGCTGGGTCAGCTCATCGGCTCCTGGACCCAGCTGCAGGCCGGCCTCGGCGCGCTCGCCCGGGTGCAGGAGGTGCTGGCGCTGGACCCCGAGCACGACGAGGTGCCCGAGCGCCGGCCCGCCGGTGGCGCCGCGGCGGTGCTGCGGGTGCCGACGGCCGGTGACCCGGTGCCGCTGCTCGAGCTCGACGGCGTCGACTTCGCCTACCCCGGCGGCGGGGAGCCGGTGCTGCGCGGGGTCTCCCTCACCGTCCCCGCCGGCAGCCGCACGGCGCTGGTCGGCCCGTCCGGGGCGGGCAAGTCGACCGTGCTGGCGCTGGTCGAGGGCTTCTACCCGCTGACCGGCGGCGCGGTCCGCTGGGCCGGCACCGACGTCCGGGAGCTGCCCCGGGCAGCGCTGCGGTCGCGGATCGGCTACGTCGAGCAGGAGGCGCCGGTGCTGGCCGGCACCGTGCGGGAGAACCTGCTGCTCGCCGCGCCGGACACCGCCGAGGCCGAGCTGTGGCGGGCGCTGGCCGACGTCGGCCTCACCGGGGTGGTTGCGCGCTCGCCGCTGGGCCTGGACGTGCCGGTCGGGGACGACGGCGTGCTGCTCTCCGGTGGTGAGCGGCAGCGGCTGGCGATCGCCCGGTCGCTGCTGTCCCGCCCGGCGCTGCTGCTGCTCGACGAGCCGACCGCCAGCCTGGACGCCCGCAACGAAGGTCTGCTGCGGGACACCCTCGCCGCCGCGGGCGCGGACCGGGCCCTCCTGGTGGTGGCCCACCGGCTGTCCACCGTGCTGGACAGCGACCGGATCGTGGTCCTGGAGGGCGGCCGGGTGGTCGCCGCTGGTACGCACGACGAGCTGCTCGACGTCAGCCCGCTCTACCGCGAGCTGGCCACCGCCCAGCTGCTGGTGTGAACGGCACCGTTCCACGTGGAACGGCGAGGGTGGTCCCGCACGCCGCCAGTCGCCGCGAGGCGGCGTGTCGACACGAGGGTCAAGACGGGTGGTGGTGCGGGTCGCGGGAGACGCTCTGACGCGACGTGGGGGCGTGCATCGCACGCCTGGGCTGTACCGACCCGGTACTCTGGAGGAGACACACCGCCAGCAGCCCGCTGAGCGCCACCCTGCGCCCCTCGACACCGTCGTCGCATGCGCGCGGACGGTTGCGGAGCTGCGCGAGAGAAGGGCCCCCCGTGGTCGCTGCGCCCCAGAACGAGACCGCCTACTCCGGCAGCTCCATCACCGTCCTCGAGGGACTCGAGGCGGTCCGCAAGCGCCCCGGCATGTACATCGGCTCGACCGGCGAGCGCGGCCTGCACCACATGGTGTGGGAGGTCGTGGACAACGCCGTCGACGAGGCGCTGGCCGGTTACTGCGACACCGTCCGGGTCACGCTGCTGGCCGACGGCGGCGTCCGGGTCGAGGACAACGGCCGTGGCATCCCGGTCGACATGCACCCGGTGGAGAAGCGCCCCACCGTCGAGGTCGTCATGACCATCCTGCACGCGGGCGGCAAGTTCGACGGCAAGAGCTACGGCGTCTCCGGTGGTCTGCACGGCGTCGGCGTCACCGTGGTCAACGCGCTGTCCACCCAGCTGGACGTGACGGTCTGGACCAAGGGCAAGGAGTGGCGCCAGCACTACACCGACGCCAAGCCCGGTCCGCTGGAGGAGGTCGGCACGACCGACAAGCGCGGCACCTCCATCACCTTCTGGGCCGACGGGTCGATCTTCGAGACGACGACCTACTCCTACGACACGATCAACCGCCGCCTGCAGGAGATGGCCTTCCTCAACAAGGGCCTGACCATCGTGCTGCGCGACGAGCGCCCCGGGCACGGCAAGGCCGAGACGGGCATCGGCGACGACTCGCTGGCCGAGGCGGCCGTCCCGGTCGAGGCGGCCGACGAGGCGTTCGAGCCGACCGAGGTCACCTACCGCTACGACGGCGGCCTGGTCGACTACGTCGCGCACCTCAACCGGCGCAAGTCGCCGATCCACCGCTCGGTGATCGGCTTCTCCGCCGACGGGGTCGGCAAGAACGACACCGCGATGTCGGTCGAGATCGCGATGCAGTGGTCCGACGCGTACTCCGAGTCGGTGCACACCTTCGCCAACATCATCAACACCCACGAGGGCGGCACCCACGAGGAGGGCTTCCGCGCGGCGCTGACCTCGATCGTCAACCGCTACGCGGAGGAGAAGAAGCTCCTCAAGGGCAAGGACGACAAGCTCACCGGCGACGACATCCGCGAGGGCCTCGCCGCGATCGTCTCGGTCAAGCTCGGCGACCCGCAGTTCGAGGGCCAGACGAAGACCAAGCTCGGCAACACCGAGGTCAAGGGCTTCGTGCAGCGGGTGTGCAACGACCAGATCGGCCACTGGTTCGAGGCCAACCCGGCCGAGGCGAAGACCATCATCACCAAGGCCGCCTCGGCCGCGCGGGCCCGCCGGGCCGCGCAGGACGCCCGCAAGCTGGCCCGCAAGAACCTGCTCAGCGTCAGCGGGCTGCCGGGCAAGCTGTCGGACTGCCGCTCCACCGACCCGCGGAACTCCGAGATCTACATCGTCGAGGGCGACTCCGCCGGCGGCTCGGCCAAGTCCGGCCGCGACTCGATGTTCCAGGCGATCCTGCCCATCCGCGGCAAGATCATCAACGTCGAGAAGGCGCGCATCGACCGGGTGCTGAAGAACACCGAGGTCCAGTCGATGATCACCGCCTTCGGCACCGGCATCCACGACGAGTTCGACCTGGGGAAGCTCCGCTACCACAAGGTCGTGCTGATGGCCGACGCCGACGTCGACGGCCAGCACATCTGCACCCTGCTGCTGACCCTGCTCTTCCGCTTCATGCGGCCGCTGGTCGAGGCGGGGCACGTCTACCTGGCCCGCCCGCCGCTGTACAAGATCAAGTGGGGCGGCAAGACCGGCGACGAGTACGCCTACTCCGATCGTGAGCGCGACGCGCTGCTCAAGGCCGGCGCCGACGCCGGCCGCAAGGTGCCCAAGGACGACGGCATCCAGCGCTACAAGGGCCTCGGCGAGATGAACGCCAGCGAGCTGTGGGAGACCACGATGAACCCCGAGACCCGGCTGCTGGGCCAGGTCACCCTGGAGGACGCCGCGGCCGCCGACGAGCTGTTCAGCATCCTCATGGGCGAGGACGTCGTCGCCCGCCGCAGCTTCATCACCCGCAACGCGAGGGACGTCCGCTTCCTCGACGTCTGAGGGAGGACCCCCGCCCCCGCGCCCCGCTCCGCTCGGCGCGGGCCCTGCGAGGGGGCCGGTGGCCCTGCCGGGCCGATGAGCTGCATCTCCCATCCACCGCTGTGTATCGACTTGTGGAGAACCAGAAGTGACAGAGACACCCAGCCGCGACCGCGTCGAAGCGGTCGATCTCCAAGAGGAGATGCAGCGCAGCTACATCGACTACGCGATGAGCGTGATCGTGGGCCGTGCGCTGCCCGAGGTCCGCGACGGTCTCAAGCCCGTGCACCGCCGCGTGCTGTTCGCCATGTACGACCAGGGCTTCCGTCCCGACCGCGGGTACGTCAAGTGCGCCCGCCCGGTCGCGGAGGTCATGGGCAACTACCACCCGCACGGCGACTTGGCGATCTACGACGCCCTGGTGCGGCTGGCCCAGCCCTGGTCGATGCGGTAC from Modestobacter roseus encodes the following:
- the gnd gene encoding phosphogluconate dehydrogenase (NAD(+)-dependent, decarboxylating), with the translated sequence MQLGLVGLGKMGANMAERVRRAGIEVVGYDRSPGKRDVDSLEALIAALEGPRIVWVMVPSGEPTRATVRELGDLLSPGDVIIDGGNSKFTDDKMHAELLGPKGIGYIDAGVSGGVWGLENGYALMVGGSAEDVAKAQPVFDALKPPTPHDESGDAIPGAGFVHAGPCGAGHFAKMVHNGIEYAMMQAYGEGYELLAAVDLIEDVPGVVASWTQGTVIRSWLLDLLVRALQEDPALEKITGYAEDSGEGRWTVEQAIEHAVPMPAISASLFARFASRQEDSPTMKAVAALRNQFGGHAVQAVQQQEAEKPA
- the recF gene encoding DNA replication/repair protein RecF (All proteins in this family for which functions are known are DNA-binding proteins that assist the filamentation of RecA onto DNA for the initiation of recombination or recombinational repair.) encodes the protein MYVRHLQVAQFRSWEAADLPLTPGPTVLVGRNGQGKTNLVEAVGYLATLGSHRVSADAPLVRHGAEQAIVRAALRRQDRELLVEVEINPGRANRVRVNRAQLPRPRELVGLVRTVLFAPEDLSLVRGDPAERRRFLDDLLVSRTPRLGGVRSDYDRVLKQRNALLKTAKLARGNALATLDVWDGHLTDLGGQLLAARLRLVAALAPHVAASYAGVAGPAADRAALGYSSTVPLAGDGSPVDPGRPLPDAAELAAGLRDRIAERRQEEVDRGVTLVGPHRDDLVLHLGPAPAKGYASHGESWSFALAVKLACFALLREDGDDPVLVLDDVFAELDADRRSALAEVAVTAEQTLITAAVAEDVPAALRGTRVEIADGQTRVVRPEPGLPLEEVTGV
- a CDS encoding DUF721 domain-containing protein; this encodes MSDQPPADRPARPSDIARAALDAARAASASRPRPTRRRVAGPRRSWSGPGPGADDPQPLGSLVDSLVSQQDWTARTKVGAVFGRWDSLVGPDIAAHCRPESLNEGELLVVAESTAWATQLRLLAPSILGRLRAGVGGDVVTKLRVVGPTAPNWKKGPRTVRGRGPRDTYG
- a CDS encoding ABC transporter ATP-binding protein produces the protein MVAGAGALAQPALVGRVIAAVGAGDPVLPVVVVLVVVLVAAALLGAGQQYLLQRTAEGVVLTTRRRLVDRLLRLPVAEYDRRRTGDLMSRVGSDTTLLRAAVTSGVVELAGSVVVGVGALIAMALVDVWLLLVTVVAVSVGVTTAVLAARRVRALSRQAQEEVGAMSAAVERVLSAVRTIRASGATTREVAGVSTSAERAYRAGVAVARLEALVSPAGSIAVQGAFLAVLGLGGWRVATGSIAVADLVAFILYLFLLVMPLGQLIGSWTQLQAGLGALARVQEVLALDPEHDEVPERRPAGGAAAVLRVPTAGDPVPLLELDGVDFAYPGGGEPVLRGVSLTVPAGSRTALVGPSGAGKSTVLALVEGFYPLTGGAVRWAGTDVRELPRAALRSRIGYVEQEAPVLAGTVRENLLLAAPDTAEAELWRALADVGLTGVVARSPLGLDVPVGDDGVLLSGGERQRLAIARSLLSRPALLLLDEPTASLDARNEGLLRDTLAAAGADRALLVVAHRLSTVLDSDRIVVLEGGRVVAAGTHDELLDVSPLYRELATAQLLV
- the gyrB gene encoding DNA topoisomerase (ATP-hydrolyzing) subunit B; this encodes MVAAPQNETAYSGSSITVLEGLEAVRKRPGMYIGSTGERGLHHMVWEVVDNAVDEALAGYCDTVRVTLLADGGVRVEDNGRGIPVDMHPVEKRPTVEVVMTILHAGGKFDGKSYGVSGGLHGVGVTVVNALSTQLDVTVWTKGKEWRQHYTDAKPGPLEEVGTTDKRGTSITFWADGSIFETTTYSYDTINRRLQEMAFLNKGLTIVLRDERPGHGKAETGIGDDSLAEAAVPVEAADEAFEPTEVTYRYDGGLVDYVAHLNRRKSPIHRSVIGFSADGVGKNDTAMSVEIAMQWSDAYSESVHTFANIINTHEGGTHEEGFRAALTSIVNRYAEEKKLLKGKDDKLTGDDIREGLAAIVSVKLGDPQFEGQTKTKLGNTEVKGFVQRVCNDQIGHWFEANPAEAKTIITKAASAARARRAAQDARKLARKNLLSVSGLPGKLSDCRSTDPRNSEIYIVEGDSAGGSAKSGRDSMFQAILPIRGKIINVEKARIDRVLKNTEVQSMITAFGTGIHDEFDLGKLRYHKVVLMADADVDGQHICTLLLTLLFRFMRPLVEAGHVYLARPPLYKIKWGGKTGDEYAYSDRERDALLKAGADAGRKVPKDDGIQRYKGLGEMNASELWETTMNPETRLLGQVTLEDAAAADELFSILMGEDVVARRSFITRNARDVRFLDV